Below is a window of Thermodesulfitimonas autotrophica DNA.
TCCGCTCCGGAAAGTAGGTAGCCGATATACTCGCGGGTGGGCTTCAATCCGTCTCGTACTTTATTAGGATTCGCCACGTAAGTCACGGCGGCCACGACCTCGCCCGTGTCCCGCCGTTCCACGCTGACCTGATGGCGCTTGTAGTGGTGAGAAACGCCTTCGTACCGATCAAGCTCCTGCAATTCCTCCTCCGAAAGGAGGTACAAGACACCCTCCACAATTTTGCCCAGACAAGGCACGATGTTGGCAAAACCCACGGCGGGAATGTTTTTCGATGCTTTGTTGAACTCCAGACGCCAGTTTCTGAGTGCCCCCGGTATGCGATCGGGTAGGCGTCCCACCCGCTTCTTCATTCGCTCGGCGTCCATGTTGGAGCCATAGGCAAAATAGCAAATGTTCTTACTCAAGCTCAGTCCCACCTCTTTTCTCTGAGCCACCTAAGAAATCAGCACGACCGCAGACGCTGTAAAATCTTTTTCACGTACTCTCCTTCCTGGAAGATCAAGGGATACTCTTTCTCTAGATCCTCCTTCGACCTGCTTCCAGCATCCCTGATCTGGTCAATCGGAGTGTCAGTAAGAATAAACCCACTCAGATGGATCTGCTTCTCCTGAAATTCCTGGCGTTGGCTCAAGGCACTCAAGGATTTCAGAGCGGCAAACTTATCTTCGCTACCACTCAAACCGTCGTGGTGCAGACCGTGAGGGTCGATGAAGCAGACCCAGGTCACGCCGGTTTGATTGTCATGGAGCCAAAAGATGAAGTCTGGGAAGAAGCCGCTGCGGTGAAACAGGCCGATACCCACACGGGCTAGGTTACGCAAAACGTACAGATCGCAGTGCCGAAACACCGGTGTGTCGTGGTATTCCTTCCAAAAGCTACGCAGATCCTTGAGAAACTGTTGCTCACCTCGGTTGAGTACTGGAGGATGCACGGAAACCTGCTGCCGCCACTGCCGACTACCTTCCCTTAAAAGGGGATTGAAAAGGCTACGGTCAAAATAGAGACGAGGCAGAGGTTCGCCGTCGTCACAAGCAGGGGGGCCATTCTTCAACAAGTCCTCAATCTGAGTCAGCAATTGCCTACTCTTCACCCGAATGCGGTACTCGTTTAAGACACGTGGGTCATCAGCGGTCAGGTAGTGCGGCTCTGCATTTCGACTTTCAGCTTCCCGTTCCTTCATGCGGACAAAGCGATCCAGGTAAGTCTTAATAACTCTGGCGGCAGCTTGCTGTAAAAGTTCTGGACGAAGGTCGCTCTCCAGCAGCGTGACACGGCAGCGACCCTTCAAAGCCTGTTCCACACCTTGGGGAGTAATGTGTAGGTTGGCGTACCCACGCATCTGTTTGTAGTCCAGCGCTTCCAGGTAGAGAGCTTCCATATCCACCACCTGGGTGTATGGCGGCTGAGAGAAATCCACCTGTACCGCGCCATGCATCCGCCCTACCACCTGCTGGACGGAGTTTCGCTGTCCGCCTGTAGCTAGTGCTGCCAGGCAGGGCGTAAGGTCCAGGCTGACTTCTGGACCGCTCGAGTCCAGCACCCAGGTAAGTGCCGATGGGTTGAAGCTAGCATTTCTCTGGGGTACGGGGAGTTTGTCTGTCGGCCAGGGAGCCATCTTCTGAACGCGCAAGGTAAATTCCTTGCCCAGGTCTTCGTTTTCCAGAATGGCACGGAAGCTCTGAATGTAGTTAGCGTTCCAGCCAAAGATAGTTAGCGTCTCCAGGACGCTAATACCCGGCGGCGGAGTTTCATTACGCAGAGCCGCGCTACGCTTTAGGCACATATCCTTGCCCTTGAGGCGCACACCGCGACCGAAGAGTTGAATAATCTGCGGACCGGCTCCCT
It encodes the following:
- a CDS encoding gamma-glutamylcyclotransferase family protein, producing MSKNICYFAYGSNMDAERMKKRVGRLPDRIPGALRNWRLEFNKASKNIPAVGFANIVPCLGKIVEGVLYLLSEEELQELDRYEGVSHHYKRHQVSVERRDTGEVVAAVTYVANPNKVRDGLKPTREYIGYLLSGADYLSEEYVRRLRAVETLD